In Silene latifolia isolate original U9 population chromosome X, ASM4854445v1, whole genome shotgun sequence, the following proteins share a genomic window:
- the LOC141622312 gene encoding ATP-dependent RNA helicase DEAH12, chloroplastic-like isoform X1 codes for MYVSRRYSNDTYGDRRPVTNRHNYNPNPHPHPRPRPPYRPQQRPPDPLPPPPPPPPIPEPPKNQPANFTIELRVGVGVGFSRRNAIVLLIKQCCTTPPDTFCYRESGSLAGKLFFTEWTAALNAVVLIWETRLAGSHKFTPTLEFNVTVPSDVDELNSRLRPVFSRFIQASLSCEAMLKFEAKKKGLWEEIKRISEVLRKQQPMNVYEELDYKRKRLKDEKGMILKRIEEFKGAMECIKCYIHGHELNLEFDDRPPAFRFKPGLDWAKIYSLVMRECHRFEDGLPIYVDRRELLKLVQHQQIMVLVGETGSGKSTQLVQFLADSGLVGDGSIVCTQPRKIAAISLQHRVQEESHGCYEENYITCVQYYSSAQQFESNLIYMTDHCLLQHCMNDGKLKGISCILVDEAHERSLNTDLLLAMLKGLLPYRPDLRLIIMSATADAYKLSNYFFDCKMVEVIGRKFPVDVKYVPCFEGTSQSVKSSGDIVAPYVSSTVKMVTEIHRTEQEGTILAFLTSPIEVEWACESLKEPNAEPLALHGKLPYEDQLRVFQNYPGKRKIIFATNVAETSLTIPGVKFVVDSGMMKESRFEPGSGMNVLSVCPISKSSAIQRAGRAGRTEPGRCYRLYSQDNFRKMDMQQKPEICRVHLGVAVLKIVAMGVKNVREFNFIDIPDHDAIDKAVQNLLQLGAVTLKNGDLELTDDGSKLVKLGIEPRLGKLILCCLSERLGREGLVLAALMPNHSSIFCRVGNQSDKLKSDCLKVRFCHADGDLFTLLSVFKAWESERPDWRNGWCWENSINAKSMRRCYDTVSELENCLKNELHIVVPSYWHWTPDEATVHHKNLKKAILASLAENVAMFSGCDRLGYVVALTGKHVQLHPSCSLLMFSHKADWVVFGEVLDASCQYLVCVTAFDREFLSTITPPPLFDPCGIKKQKLQLSKLSGLGKTILKKFCGQSNNGLLCHVSRIRENCGDDRIRIEVDIDNNTIQVFSGAYDVEKVSKHVKDALDCERRWLLNECMERCLYHGSPSAVPPVALFGSGAEIKHLELDKRCLTVDVFHSNASAVDDKELLLHIDRHTSGIDVFHPNVSAVDDKELLLHTERHTSGICSFHKYKGQEKWGSITFLTPGAAIKATELNDIEFYGGKIRINLSRATFGMNRAFSFPVVRAKLFWPRRLSKGFGIVKCDIHDVGFVIRDLSDLLIGKRYIRCEAGKKSPDSVVITGIDRLASETEILQALRSATDRTILDFFLVREDAVDNPPCHACEEVLFKELSAFMPKGSPQINFCRVRVFSPDPKHAFMKALVTFDGRLYFEAAKALEQIEGTTLPGFQPWQKIQCQRLFHTSVSCPSFVYSVIKSELDLMVTRFNRQKGAKCIINKNNNGSVWVKISATATKTVAELRSSLEELMKGRTILHASLTPDVLQVLFSRDGIALMRALERAMEVSVSFDRQRLNLTLFGPSEKVLLAEERFIRSIVNLHEERRQVIHLRGVGLPHDLMREVVRRFGHDLRGLKDKVPDAEFSLDTRRHVIFSNGSEKAKQKAEEIIIEIAQASGQCPAANNDNNNNGAEMCPICFCKVENAYRLESCSHVFCKSCLVKQCECAIRNKDSFPLNCLHEGCKLPILLVDLKELLSSKQLDELFEASLAAFVSSSCGAYRFCPSPDCPNVYKVADADKPAEPFSCGACYAETCTKCHLEYHPNLSCDKYKEYKEDPDASLNEWTQGKDEFVKKCPGCGYTIEKAEGCNHVECKCGRHLCWVCLEHFLTSEDCYSHLRTLHQGIT; via the exons ATGTATGTCAGCAGACGCTATTCTAACGACACCTACGGTGACCGTCGTCCGGTCACCAACCGTCACAACTATAACCCGAACCCGCACCCGCACCCGCGTCCGCGCCCTCCGTATCGCCCCCAACAACGACCTCCTGACCCACTCCCACCCCCACCCCCACCCCCACCTATACCGGAACCCCCAAAAAACCAACCCGCCAATTTCACCATTGAacttcgagtcggagtcggagtcggttTTTCTCGTAGAAATGCAATTGTGTTGTTAATTAAACAATGCTGCACTACTCCACCTGACACATTTTGCTATAGGGAATCCGGTTCACTTGCTGGAAAGCTGTTTTTTACTGAATGGACCGCGGCTCTAAACGCTGTCGTTTTGATTTGGGAAACTCGTCTCGCTGGGTCACATAAGTTTACCCCTACCTTAGAATTCAATGTTACTGTCCCATCTGACGTGGATGAGCTTAATTCACGGCTTAGACCGGTTTTCTCCCGGTTTATTCAGGCTTCGCTTTCCTGTGAGGCGATGCTCAAGTTTGAGGCGAAAAAAAAGGGTTTGTGGGAGGAGATTAAGCGGATTTCCGAGGTTTTGAGGAAGCAACAGCCTATGAATGTCTATGAGGAGCTTGATTATAAGCGAAAGCGGTTGAAAGATGAAAAGGGTATGATTTTGAAGAGGATTGAGGAGTTTAAGGGTGCTATGGAGTGTATCAAGTGTTATATTCACGGTCATGAGCTTAATCTAGAGTTTGATGATCGGCCTCCTGCGTTTCGGTTTAAGCCGGGGTTGGATTGGGCCAAAATTTATAGCTTGGTCATGAGGGAGTGTCATAGATTTGAGGATGGTTTGCCTATCTATGTCGACCGTCGTGAACTTCTCAAACTTGTCCAACATCAGCAG ATTATGGTATTGGTGGGAGAGACTGGATCAGGAAAGAGTACTCAGCTAGTGCAGTTTCTTGCTGACTCAGGTCTAGTTGGCGATGGTTCTATTGTCTGCACTCAGCCAAGAAAGATAGCTGCAATTTCACTACAACACAGAGTGCAAGAAGAAAGTCATGGGTGCTATGAAGAAAACTATATCACCTGTGTCCAATACTATTCCTCTGCTCAGCAGTTCGAGAGTAATCTAATATATATGACGGATCACTGTTTGCTGCAACACTGTATGAATGACGGGAAGCTCAAGGGGATTTCCTGTATTCTTGTGGATGAAGCTCATGAAAGAAGCTTAAATACTGACCTCCTTTTAGCAATGCTCAAGGGTTTGCTTCCTTACAGGCCTGACCTGAGGCTTATTATCATGTCTGCGACAGCTGATGCCTATAAACTTTCAAATTATTTCTTTGACTGTAAAATGGTTGAGGTGATTGGCAGAAAATTTCCAGTAGATGTGAAATATGTGCCGTGCTTTGAAGGTACATCTCAGTCTGTGAAGTCGTCTGGTGATATCGTAGCCCCTTATGTGTCTAGCACTGTGAAGATGGTTACTGAGATACATAGAACAGAGCAAGAAGGGACAATTCTGGCATTTTTGACTTCTCCAATAGAAGTTGAATGGGCTTGTGAAAGTCTTAAAGAGCCCAATGCTGAGCCTTTGGCTTTGCACGGCAAACTTCCGTATGAGGATCAGTTGCGTGTCTTCCAAAATTACCCTGGAAAAAGAAAAATCATATTTGCGACAAATGTAGCCGAAACTTCCTTGACAATCCCTGGGGTCAAATTTGTTGTTGATTCTGGCATGATGAAAGAGAGTAGGTTTGAGCCTGGCTCTGGGATGAATGTTTTGAGTGTCTGCCCGATCAGCAAGAGTTCTGCTATTCAACGAGCTGGCCGTGCTGGGAGAACTGAACCAGGGCGCTGTTATCGGCTGTATTCACAAGATAATTTTCGTAAGATGGATATGCAGCAGAAACCTGAGATCTGTAGAGTTCATCTTGGTGTTGCTGTCTTGAAAATTGTTGCAATGGGCGTAAAAAATGTAAGGGAGTTTAATTTTATTGATATCCCTGACCATGATGCAATTGATAAGGCTGTCCAGAATCTTCTACAGCTGGGAGCtgttactttgaaaaatggtGACCTGGAATTGACTGATGATGGGAGCAAGCTAGTGAAACTTGGCATTGAGCCTCGCTTGGGTAAATTGATACTTTGCTGCTTGAGTGAGCGCCTGGGCAGAGAAGGTCTTGTTCTTGCTGCTCTTATGCCAAACCATAGCAGCATATTTTGTCGGGTTGGTAATCAATCAGATAAGCTGAAGTCAGATTGCCTCAAGGTGCGTTTCTGTCATGCTGACGGTGACCTGTTTACTCTTCTCTCTGTTTTCAAAGCATGGGAGAGTGAGCGTCCAGATTGGAGGAATGGATGGTGTTGGGAGAACAGTATCAATGCCAAATCAATGCGCAGGTGCTATGATACTGTTTCTGAATTGGAGAACTGCCTCAAAAATGAACTCCACATTGTTGTACCAAGCTACTGGCATTGGACACCTGACGAAGCAACAGTGCATCACAAAAATCTGAAAAAGGCCATACTTGCTTCTCTTGCTGAAAATGTCGCAATGTTTTCTGGCTGCGATAGGCTCGGATATGTGGTGGCATTGACTGGAAAACACGTCCAGCTTCATCCTTCATGTTCTCTGCTAATGTTTAGTCATAAGGCTGATTGGGTTGTCTTTGGTGAAGTTTTAGATGCATCTTGTCAATATCTGGTATGCGTGACTGCGTTTGACCGAGAGTTCTTGTCTACAATTACTCCTCCTCCGCTGTTTGACCCCTGTGGAATCAAAAAGCAAAAGCTACAATTAAGTAAGTTGTCTGGTTTGGGGAAGACTATTCTTAAGAAGTTTTGTGGGCAGTCAAATAATGGTCTGCTTTGTCATGTGTCAAGAATCAGGGAAAACTGTGGGGATGACAGAATTAGAATAGAAGTTGATATTGACAATAATACAATCCAAGTATTCTCCGGTGCATATGATGTTGAAAAGGTTTCGAAACATGTCAAGGATGCTCTGGATTGTGAAAGAAGGTGGCTGTTGAATGAGTGCATGGAGAGATGCTTGTATCATGGCAGTCCTAGTGCAGTGCCACCTGTAGCATTATTTGGATCGGGAGCTGAAATAAAACATCTGGAGTTAGACAAGAGATGCTTGACTGTCGATGTATTTCATTCCAATGCAAGTGCAGTTGATGATAAGGAGCTTCTGTTACACATCGACCGTCATACCTCAGGGATTGATGTATTTCATCCTAATGTAAGTGCAGTTGATGATAAGGAACTTCTGTTACACACCGAACGTCATACCTCAGGGATTTGCTCTTTTCACAAATATAAAGGCCAAGAGAAATGGGGTAGCATAACATTTCTGACACCAGGTGCTGCTATTAAGGCGACGGAGTTGAATGATATTGAGTTTTATGGTGGTAAGATAAGAATAAATCTTTCAAGGGCTACCTTCGGAATGAATCGGGCATTTTCATTTCCTGTTGTCAGGGCAAAATTGTTTTGGCCACGTAGGCTCAGTAAAGGATTTGGGATTGTTAAATGCGATATTCACGATGTTGGATTCGTAATCAGAGACCTTTCTGATCTACTGATTGGCAAAAGGTACATTCGCTGTGAAGCTGGCAAAAAGTCTCCAGATTCCGTTGTCATAACTGGAATTGATCGGCTAGCTTCTGAAACTGAAATTTTACAAGCATTGAGGAGTGCTACAGATCGTACAATCCTGGATTTCTTTTTGGTCAGAGAAGATGCTGTTGATAATCCTCCTTGTCATGCTTGTGAAGAAGTTTTGTTTAAAGAATTATCTGCCTTTATGCCAAAAGGAAGCCCTCAGATAAATTTTTGCAGAGTCCGTGTCTTCTCTCCTGATCCCAAGCATGCTTTTATGAAAGCTTTAGTCACATTTGATGGAAGGCTTTATTTTGAGGCAGCAAAAGCACTGGAGCAGATTGAAGGAACAACTTTACCTGGTTTTCAACCCTGGCAGAAAATACAATGCCAGCGGTTATTTCATACATCAGTGTCCTGCCCTTCATTTGTCTACTCTGTGATAAAGAGTGAGCTTGATTTAATGGTTACCAGATTCAATCGTCAAAAAG GTGCAAAATGCATTATCAACAAAAATAACAACGGGTCTGTTTGGGTAAAGATATCAGCTACAGCGACAAAAACTGTTGCTGAGTTAAGATCATCTCTGGAAGAGCTGATGAAAGGGAGGACAATTTTGCATGCCAGTCTCACTCCAGATGTATTACAAGTTCTGTTTTCTAGAGATGGCATTGCATTGATGAGGGCACTTGAGCGAGCGATGGAAGTGTCAGTGTCTTTTGATAGGCAGAGACTAAATTTGACATTATTTGGGCCATCTGAGAAAGTACTATTGGCAGAAGAGAGGTTTATTCGGTCTATTGTTAACCTTCATGAAGAGAGGCGACAAGTGATCCATCTCCGTGGTGTTGGTTTACCCCATGACCTGATGAGAGAAGTTGTAAGGAGATTTGGGCATGACCTCCGTGGTTTGAAAGACAAGGTACCAGATGCAGAGTTCAGTTTAGACACACGACGTCATGTCATTTTCTCGAATGGTAGTGAAAAGGCAAAGCAGAAAGCTGAAGAGATCATAATTGAGATTGCTCAAGCAAGTGGACAATGTCCTGCAgctaataatgataataataataatggtgcaGAGATGTGCCCAATATGCTTCTGTAAAGTGGAAAATGCGTATCGGCTAGAAAGCTGCTCGCATGTTTTCTGCAAATCATGCTTAGTGAAGCAATGTGAGTGTGCGATACGAAACAAAGACAGTTTCCCATTAAACTGTCTTCACGAAGGCTGcaagcttcctattttgcttgTAGACTTGAAGGAATTGCTGTCTAGTAAACAGCTGGATGAGCTGTTTGAGGCATCCCTGGCGGCCTTTGTTTCATCAAGTTGTGGGGCTTACAGATTCTGCCCTTCACCAGATTGCCCTAATGTTTATAAGGTGGCGGACGCTGATAAGCCTGCAGAGCCCTTTTCATGTGGGGCGTGTTACGCAGAGACTTGTACAAAGTGTCACCTAGAATACCACCCTAATTTATCATGCGACAAGTACAAGGAATACAAGGAAGATCCAGACGCATCCTTGAACGAATGGACACAAGGGAAGGATGAATTTGTGAAAAAATGCCCCGGCTGTGGGTATACAATAGAGAAAGCGGAGGGATGCAACCATGTCGAGTGCAAGTGCGGGAGGCATCTCTGTTGGGTCTGTTTGGAGCACTTCCTCACCAGTGAAGACTGTTACTCTCACTTGCGCACCCTTCATCAGGGGATCACATAG
- the LOC141621152 gene encoding uncharacterized protein LOC141621152, which produces MAASSHPTRSVSFPSRSNVNVLRVQETLTKLKSRDSGVSAVQESVLCLVELYGQVQELMLLPSSSQYAEREFVEAALEISGWLIDSCSRITDLILRLKEQVRDLQSALRRKGHFSVESEIRAYMCLRKKLGRDVARWVKEVKQAEGILGMPDLDPFLALLKEVYAVTISVFKSVFIYLSVPTKTSKWSVISQLVMKRAKSEPEELCNEVTSVDVALHGVHDVSLVRERIEALDASIVILEGELECLSRCLVRNRVSLLNILTP; this is translated from the coding sequence ATGGCCGCGTCTTCCCATCCTACTAGGTCTGTAAGTTTTCCGTCTAGATCAAATGTTAATGTTCTCAGAGTTCAGGAGACGTTAACCAAGTTGAAATCCCGCGATTCAGGAGTATCGGCAGTTCAGGAGAGTGTGTTGTGTCTTGTGGAGTTGTATGGTCAAGTACAAGAGCTTATGCTGTTGCCTTCCTCGTCCCAGTATGCGGAAAGGGAATTTGTGGAGGCGGCTTTGGAAATCTCCGGTTGGTTGATTGACAGTTGCAGCAGGATTACAGACCTGATCCTGCGGCTTAAAGAGCAGGTTCGGGACTTGCAGTCTGCTCTGCGTAGGAAGGGCCACTTCAGCGTTGAAAGCGAGATTAGAGCGTACATGTGCTTGAGGAAAAAATTAGGCAGGGATGTAGCGAGGTGGGTTAAAGAGGTAAAACAAGCAGAAGGAATACTTGGAATGCCTGATCTCGATCCCTTTCTAGCTTTGTTAAAAGAAGTATATGCTGTTACCATCAGCGTCTTCAAATCCGTCTTCATTTACTTGTCTGTTCCCACCAAAACAAGTAAATGGTCAGTGATATCACAATTAGTCATGAAACGAGCCAAGTCTGAGCCTGAGGAGTTATGCAACGAGGTTACAAGCGTTGATGTAGCGCTTCATGGCGTACATGATGTGTCGCTGGTACGAGAAAGAATAGAAGCGCTCGATGCTAGCATTGTAATACTTGAAGGGGAATTAGAGTGTCTGTCTAGATGTTTAGTCCGAAATCGAGTTTCATTGTTGAACATTCTAACTCCATGA
- the LOC141622312 gene encoding ATP-dependent RNA helicase DEAH12, chloroplastic-like isoform X2, with amino-acid sequence MVLVGETGSGKSTQLVQFLADSGLVGDGSIVCTQPRKIAAISLQHRVQEESHGCYEENYITCVQYYSSAQQFESNLIYMTDHCLLQHCMNDGKLKGISCILVDEAHERSLNTDLLLAMLKGLLPYRPDLRLIIMSATADAYKLSNYFFDCKMVEVIGRKFPVDVKYVPCFEGTSQSVKSSGDIVAPYVSSTVKMVTEIHRTEQEGTILAFLTSPIEVEWACESLKEPNAEPLALHGKLPYEDQLRVFQNYPGKRKIIFATNVAETSLTIPGVKFVVDSGMMKESRFEPGSGMNVLSVCPISKSSAIQRAGRAGRTEPGRCYRLYSQDNFRKMDMQQKPEICRVHLGVAVLKIVAMGVKNVREFNFIDIPDHDAIDKAVQNLLQLGAVTLKNGDLELTDDGSKLVKLGIEPRLGKLILCCLSERLGREGLVLAALMPNHSSIFCRVGNQSDKLKSDCLKVRFCHADGDLFTLLSVFKAWESERPDWRNGWCWENSINAKSMRRCYDTVSELENCLKNELHIVVPSYWHWTPDEATVHHKNLKKAILASLAENVAMFSGCDRLGYVVALTGKHVQLHPSCSLLMFSHKADWVVFGEVLDASCQYLVCVTAFDREFLSTITPPPLFDPCGIKKQKLQLSKLSGLGKTILKKFCGQSNNGLLCHVSRIRENCGDDRIRIEVDIDNNTIQVFSGAYDVEKVSKHVKDALDCERRWLLNECMERCLYHGSPSAVPPVALFGSGAEIKHLELDKRCLTVDVFHSNASAVDDKELLLHIDRHTSGIDVFHPNVSAVDDKELLLHTERHTSGICSFHKYKGQEKWGSITFLTPGAAIKATELNDIEFYGGKIRINLSRATFGMNRAFSFPVVRAKLFWPRRLSKGFGIVKCDIHDVGFVIRDLSDLLIGKRYIRCEAGKKSPDSVVITGIDRLASETEILQALRSATDRTILDFFLVREDAVDNPPCHACEEVLFKELSAFMPKGSPQINFCRVRVFSPDPKHAFMKALVTFDGRLYFEAAKALEQIEGTTLPGFQPWQKIQCQRLFHTSVSCPSFVYSVIKSELDLMVTRFNRQKGAKCIINKNNNGSVWVKISATATKTVAELRSSLEELMKGRTILHASLTPDVLQVLFSRDGIALMRALERAMEVSVSFDRQRLNLTLFGPSEKVLLAEERFIRSIVNLHEERRQVIHLRGVGLPHDLMREVVRRFGHDLRGLKDKVPDAEFSLDTRRHVIFSNGSEKAKQKAEEIIIEIAQASGQCPAANNDNNNNGAEMCPICFCKVENAYRLESCSHVFCKSCLVKQCECAIRNKDSFPLNCLHEGCKLPILLVDLKELLSSKQLDELFEASLAAFVSSSCGAYRFCPSPDCPNVYKVADADKPAEPFSCGACYAETCTKCHLEYHPNLSCDKYKEYKEDPDASLNEWTQGKDEFVKKCPGCGYTIEKAEGCNHVECKCGRHLCWVCLEHFLTSEDCYSHLRTLHQGIT; translated from the exons ATGGTATTGGTGGGAGAGACTGGATCAGGAAAGAGTACTCAGCTAGTGCAGTTTCTTGCTGACTCAGGTCTAGTTGGCGATGGTTCTATTGTCTGCACTCAGCCAAGAAAGATAGCTGCAATTTCACTACAACACAGAGTGCAAGAAGAAAGTCATGGGTGCTATGAAGAAAACTATATCACCTGTGTCCAATACTATTCCTCTGCTCAGCAGTTCGAGAGTAATCTAATATATATGACGGATCACTGTTTGCTGCAACACTGTATGAATGACGGGAAGCTCAAGGGGATTTCCTGTATTCTTGTGGATGAAGCTCATGAAAGAAGCTTAAATACTGACCTCCTTTTAGCAATGCTCAAGGGTTTGCTTCCTTACAGGCCTGACCTGAGGCTTATTATCATGTCTGCGACAGCTGATGCCTATAAACTTTCAAATTATTTCTTTGACTGTAAAATGGTTGAGGTGATTGGCAGAAAATTTCCAGTAGATGTGAAATATGTGCCGTGCTTTGAAGGTACATCTCAGTCTGTGAAGTCGTCTGGTGATATCGTAGCCCCTTATGTGTCTAGCACTGTGAAGATGGTTACTGAGATACATAGAACAGAGCAAGAAGGGACAATTCTGGCATTTTTGACTTCTCCAATAGAAGTTGAATGGGCTTGTGAAAGTCTTAAAGAGCCCAATGCTGAGCCTTTGGCTTTGCACGGCAAACTTCCGTATGAGGATCAGTTGCGTGTCTTCCAAAATTACCCTGGAAAAAGAAAAATCATATTTGCGACAAATGTAGCCGAAACTTCCTTGACAATCCCTGGGGTCAAATTTGTTGTTGATTCTGGCATGATGAAAGAGAGTAGGTTTGAGCCTGGCTCTGGGATGAATGTTTTGAGTGTCTGCCCGATCAGCAAGAGTTCTGCTATTCAACGAGCTGGCCGTGCTGGGAGAACTGAACCAGGGCGCTGTTATCGGCTGTATTCACAAGATAATTTTCGTAAGATGGATATGCAGCAGAAACCTGAGATCTGTAGAGTTCATCTTGGTGTTGCTGTCTTGAAAATTGTTGCAATGGGCGTAAAAAATGTAAGGGAGTTTAATTTTATTGATATCCCTGACCATGATGCAATTGATAAGGCTGTCCAGAATCTTCTACAGCTGGGAGCtgttactttgaaaaatggtGACCTGGAATTGACTGATGATGGGAGCAAGCTAGTGAAACTTGGCATTGAGCCTCGCTTGGGTAAATTGATACTTTGCTGCTTGAGTGAGCGCCTGGGCAGAGAAGGTCTTGTTCTTGCTGCTCTTATGCCAAACCATAGCAGCATATTTTGTCGGGTTGGTAATCAATCAGATAAGCTGAAGTCAGATTGCCTCAAGGTGCGTTTCTGTCATGCTGACGGTGACCTGTTTACTCTTCTCTCTGTTTTCAAAGCATGGGAGAGTGAGCGTCCAGATTGGAGGAATGGATGGTGTTGGGAGAACAGTATCAATGCCAAATCAATGCGCAGGTGCTATGATACTGTTTCTGAATTGGAGAACTGCCTCAAAAATGAACTCCACATTGTTGTACCAAGCTACTGGCATTGGACACCTGACGAAGCAACAGTGCATCACAAAAATCTGAAAAAGGCCATACTTGCTTCTCTTGCTGAAAATGTCGCAATGTTTTCTGGCTGCGATAGGCTCGGATATGTGGTGGCATTGACTGGAAAACACGTCCAGCTTCATCCTTCATGTTCTCTGCTAATGTTTAGTCATAAGGCTGATTGGGTTGTCTTTGGTGAAGTTTTAGATGCATCTTGTCAATATCTGGTATGCGTGACTGCGTTTGACCGAGAGTTCTTGTCTACAATTACTCCTCCTCCGCTGTTTGACCCCTGTGGAATCAAAAAGCAAAAGCTACAATTAAGTAAGTTGTCTGGTTTGGGGAAGACTATTCTTAAGAAGTTTTGTGGGCAGTCAAATAATGGTCTGCTTTGTCATGTGTCAAGAATCAGGGAAAACTGTGGGGATGACAGAATTAGAATAGAAGTTGATATTGACAATAATACAATCCAAGTATTCTCCGGTGCATATGATGTTGAAAAGGTTTCGAAACATGTCAAGGATGCTCTGGATTGTGAAAGAAGGTGGCTGTTGAATGAGTGCATGGAGAGATGCTTGTATCATGGCAGTCCTAGTGCAGTGCCACCTGTAGCATTATTTGGATCGGGAGCTGAAATAAAACATCTGGAGTTAGACAAGAGATGCTTGACTGTCGATGTATTTCATTCCAATGCAAGTGCAGTTGATGATAAGGAGCTTCTGTTACACATCGACCGTCATACCTCAGGGATTGATGTATTTCATCCTAATGTAAGTGCAGTTGATGATAAGGAACTTCTGTTACACACCGAACGTCATACCTCAGGGATTTGCTCTTTTCACAAATATAAAGGCCAAGAGAAATGGGGTAGCATAACATTTCTGACACCAGGTGCTGCTATTAAGGCGACGGAGTTGAATGATATTGAGTTTTATGGTGGTAAGATAAGAATAAATCTTTCAAGGGCTACCTTCGGAATGAATCGGGCATTTTCATTTCCTGTTGTCAGGGCAAAATTGTTTTGGCCACGTAGGCTCAGTAAAGGATTTGGGATTGTTAAATGCGATATTCACGATGTTGGATTCGTAATCAGAGACCTTTCTGATCTACTGATTGGCAAAAGGTACATTCGCTGTGAAGCTGGCAAAAAGTCTCCAGATTCCGTTGTCATAACTGGAATTGATCGGCTAGCTTCTGAAACTGAAATTTTACAAGCATTGAGGAGTGCTACAGATCGTACAATCCTGGATTTCTTTTTGGTCAGAGAAGATGCTGTTGATAATCCTCCTTGTCATGCTTGTGAAGAAGTTTTGTTTAAAGAATTATCTGCCTTTATGCCAAAAGGAAGCCCTCAGATAAATTTTTGCAGAGTCCGTGTCTTCTCTCCTGATCCCAAGCATGCTTTTATGAAAGCTTTAGTCACATTTGATGGAAGGCTTTATTTTGAGGCAGCAAAAGCACTGGAGCAGATTGAAGGAACAACTTTACCTGGTTTTCAACCCTGGCAGAAAATACAATGCCAGCGGTTATTTCATACATCAGTGTCCTGCCCTTCATTTGTCTACTCTGTGATAAAGAGTGAGCTTGATTTAATGGTTACCAGATTCAATCGTCAAAAAG GTGCAAAATGCATTATCAACAAAAATAACAACGGGTCTGTTTGGGTAAAGATATCAGCTACAGCGACAAAAACTGTTGCTGAGTTAAGATCATCTCTGGAAGAGCTGATGAAAGGGAGGACAATTTTGCATGCCAGTCTCACTCCAGATGTATTACAAGTTCTGTTTTCTAGAGATGGCATTGCATTGATGAGGGCACTTGAGCGAGCGATGGAAGTGTCAGTGTCTTTTGATAGGCAGAGACTAAATTTGACATTATTTGGGCCATCTGAGAAAGTACTATTGGCAGAAGAGAGGTTTATTCGGTCTATTGTTAACCTTCATGAAGAGAGGCGACAAGTGATCCATCTCCGTGGTGTTGGTTTACCCCATGACCTGATGAGAGAAGTTGTAAGGAGATTTGGGCATGACCTCCGTGGTTTGAAAGACAAGGTACCAGATGCAGAGTTCAGTTTAGACACACGACGTCATGTCATTTTCTCGAATGGTAGTGAAAAGGCAAAGCAGAAAGCTGAAGAGATCATAATTGAGATTGCTCAAGCAAGTGGACAATGTCCTGCAgctaataatgataataataataatggtgcaGAGATGTGCCCAATATGCTTCTGTAAAGTGGAAAATGCGTATCGGCTAGAAAGCTGCTCGCATGTTTTCTGCAAATCATGCTTAGTGAAGCAATGTGAGTGTGCGATACGAAACAAAGACAGTTTCCCATTAAACTGTCTTCACGAAGGCTGcaagcttcctattttgcttgTAGACTTGAAGGAATTGCTGTCTAGTAAACAGCTGGATGAGCTGTTTGAGGCATCCCTGGCGGCCTTTGTTTCATCAAGTTGTGGGGCTTACAGATTCTGCCCTTCACCAGATTGCCCTAATGTTTATAAGGTGGCGGACGCTGATAAGCCTGCAGAGCCCTTTTCATGTGGGGCGTGTTACGCAGAGACTTGTACAAAGTGTCACCTAGAATACCACCCTAATTTATCATGCGACAAGTACAAGGAATACAAGGAAGATCCAGACGCATCCTTGAACGAATGGACACAAGGGAAGGATGAATTTGTGAAAAAATGCCCCGGCTGTGGGTATACAATAGAGAAAGCGGAGGGATGCAACCATGTCGAGTGCAAGTGCGGGAGGCATCTCTGTTGGGTCTGTTTGGAGCACTTCCTCACCAGTGAAGACTGTTACTCTCACTTGCGCACCCTTCATCAGGGGATCACATAG